From one Triticum aestivum cultivar Chinese Spring chromosome 4B, IWGSC CS RefSeq v2.1, whole genome shotgun sequence genomic stretch:
- the LOC123093216 gene encoding fibrous sheath CABYR-binding protein, with the protein MKKPNPPLSKPSASTSAKPPAGMAPRKSRWAPPPAGAAPGPAGDKAASTSRRTPTPTRSSNARRHPAPTAPAPAPAPQARNPASPAAATRPPPHQQPRVETPPPPPYGFHNLDRRTIHLADGTVRTYFALPTDYPFEPAPLPQLPHFPRAGPEAWPPHQPPPPQQFPPHDKRRHPADPEEGFSRHPKQPRFEPPPHQPSQMQQPPVDRQALGKAFLKYSKMLNENPAQKRIYLEGGRVQCLPCGRSSKDFADVHGLVMHAYNPPNADSFVDHLGLHKALCVLKGWDYTKVPDNSKAYQSLPPDLVRANREDLIIWPPTVIIRNTATGRKKDGRSEGLGNKEMDKKIAELGFAGGKSKSLYGKEGHLGLTLIKFANNPSGLKEAERLAEFFERQDHGRVGWSRAQATHNLDPDTNPMLVETDSRGEKKRILYGCLAISSDLDELDSDSRKRATVKSIKEFDPSD; encoded by the exons ATGAAGAAACCTAACCCTCCCCTCTCCAAgccctccgcctccacctccgccaagCCCCCCGCCGGCATGGCGCCGCGCAAGTCCCGCTGGGCCCCTCCGCCGGCGGGCGCcgcccccggccccgccggagaCAAGGCCGCGTCCACCTCCCGCCGCACCCCGACCCCCACCCGTTCCTCCAACGCCAGGCGGCACCCAGCTCctaccgcccccgcccccgcccccgccccgcaAGCCCGCAACCCCGCGTCCCCGGCGGCCGCCACCCGCCCGCCGCCCCACCAGCAGCCGCGGGTGGAGACGCCTCCCCCGCCGCCCTACGGCTTCCACAACCTCGACCGCCGCACCATACACCTGGCCGACGGCACCGTTCGCACCTACTTCGCCCTCCCCACCGACTACCCGTTCGAGCCCGCCCCCTTGCCCCAGCTCCCGCACTTCCCGCGTGCCGGCCCCGAAGCCTGGCCGCCGCatcagccaccgccgccgcagcaGTTCCCGCCGCACGACAAGCGCAGGCACCCCGCCGACCCCGAGGAGGGCTTCTCGAGGCACCCGAAGCAGCCCCGCTTCGAGCCGCCGCCGCACCAACCGTCGCAGATGCAGCAGCCCCCGGTGGACCGGCAAGCGCTCGGGAAGGCGTTCCTCAAGTACTCCAAGATGCTCAACGAGAATCCCGCCCAGAAGCGGATCTACCTTGAAGGTGGACGCGTCCAATGTCTCCCCTGCGGCAG GTCTTCTAAGGACTTTGCTGATGTGCACGGGCTTGTCATGCATGCTTACAACCCACCAAATGCAGATTCATTTGTTGATCATCTTGGTTTACACAAGGCATTGTGTGTCCTTAAGGGATGGGATTATACAAAAGTCCCTGATAACTCTAAGGCATACCAGTCATTACCTCCTGACCTTGTTCGAGCAAATAGGGAGGACCTTATTATATGGCCTCCAACTGTTATCATTCGTAACACTGCCACTGGGAGGAAGAAAGATGGACGCTCTGAGGGTCTGGGAAACAAAGAAATGGATAAGAAAATTGCAG AACTAGGGTTTGCTGGTGGCAAGTCGAAGTCCTTGTATGGAAAGGAAGGGCATTTGGGTCTGACACTTATCAAGTTCGCAAACAACCCATCTGGCTTGAAGGAGGCTGAGCGCCTTGCCGAGTTTTTTGAGAGGCAAGATCATGGACGTGTAGGTTGGTCACGTGCACAGGCTACTCACAACTTAGACCCTGATACGAACCCTATGCTGGTTGAGACTGATAGCAGGGGTGAGAAAAAGAGAATACTTTATGGGTGCCTTGCAATTTCCTCTGATCTGGATGAATTAGACTCGGATTCAAGAAAAAGGGCTACTGTCAAGAGCATAAAAGAATTTGACCCATCTGACTAG
- the LOC123093215 gene encoding disease resistance protein PIK6-NP-like, producing MLAVPCRFEMEKRTTFYRDLVQKCPMSFRQHSFRIYPTYAGVVFINPFCRLVHPAFHSLPLPLRVHSLGLPTTFSTEKKSTSSRKMDAQGAIDSLLGRLTTVLVSEAQLLGGLRGDVEFISDEMESMNGLLMHLAESHNRDNQVRAWMKQVAGLSRDCEGNVELYIQYVGGAGPGARKGVLGSLLRMLRFVRTMSARHRIATRIRELKVRARDVGDRRERYGVTVPPAPSRTIPDASAPQPGGPEEEEDLRRRELLCGEEDINKVIECLPQENLICIEGEGSVGKTDIARKVFNHPSVVTNIRHRVWVNNGGLNREYHEVRKEILEQLQHKMKSLREIGKHSRISEYMSDGNVLIVLDGVNDQPKDYSSLSCSELEAFTYNAVPLSVHLSAGLYSDFRRRDVYVIMTGNHFYNDHIRTGYYAKKFRCETRPNFFRNRALGLAKCEGSAVLAVLTKCYHGTLAAHLFLCLLYVNPRRATAELETLCRVLEESRNNTDKTILMVCYNELPGHHKSCLMCLSIFPQGHIIMKADLLRRWVSEGLITKRSVGTSTLHDQAERISDSLVTRGFICPGEISSAGKIKSFTLNSIVHDFIVTDVGFVDTSSRPELAHRFSINSGVAIQEESLSESDSDPSGHGILTTIESLAESGQWQFLKVLDLRGCKGLKKKHLNSICKILLLKYLSLRNTDVAELPKDIEKLQCLQTLDIRQTAVRVLATKSVVLPMLKHLLAGKRDSPTPSNDSDTDRFEESFAVVRLPRSIRRMEKLEVLSHVEVAHSDDLTDVGKLLRLRKLGVILQGKKEELELLFQQVEKLYGCLRSLSIQMDQQTKSESGKIGLTLDCSDKGPPIDSH from the coding sequence ATGCTGGCCGTCCCTTGTCGGTTCGAAATGGAAAAGCGAACAACTTTTTACCGTGATCTGGTACAGAAGTGTCCAATGAGCTTTCGGCAGCATTCATTTCGGATCTACCCAACCTATGCTGGAGTAGTTTTTATTAACCCATTCTGTCGCCTTGTTCATCCAGCATTCCACTCACTTCCACTGCCGCTGCGTGTTCACTCCCTTGGCTTGCCCACTACATTCTCCACCGAAAAGAAGAGCACATCGAGCAGGAAGATGGATGCCCAGGGCGCGATCGACTCGCTCCTGGGCCGCCTCACCACCGTCCTTGTCAGCGAGGCGCAGCTGCTGGGCGGCCTCCGCGGTGACGTTGAGTTCATCAGCGACGAGATGGAAAGCATGAACGGCCTGCTCATGCACCTTGCCGAGTCCCACAACCGCGACAACCAGGTCCGGGCGTGGATGAAGCAAGTGGCTGGCCTCAGCCGCGACTGCGAGGGCAACGTCGAGCTGTACATCCAGTACGTCGGAGGTGCTGGTCCCGGCGCCAGAAAGGGCGTCCTGGGCTCCTTGCTTCGGATGCTTCGCTTTGTGCGGACCATGTCCGCCCGCCACCGTATCGCGACGCGGATCCGGGAGCTCAAGGTCCGGGCCCGTGACGTTGGCGACAGGCGGGAGAGGTATGGCGTCACTGTCCCGCCGGCACCATCTCGCACCATCCCCGATGCTTCGGCTCCGCAGCCGGGCGGacctgaggaggaggaggatctgcGAAGACGTGAGTTGCTCTGTGGTGAGGAGGACATCAACAAGGTCATTGAGTGTCTCCCCCAAGAGAACTTGATCTGTATTGAAGGAGAGGGTAGCGTGGGGAAGACAGATATCGCACGGAAGGTGTTCAATCACCCTTCCGTGGTGACAAATATCCGCCACAGGGTTTGGGTCAACAATGGAGGGCTGAACAGAGAATATCACGAGGTACGTAAGGAGATACTAGAACAACTACAACACAAGATGAAGAGCTTGAGGGAAATTGGCAAGCACTCAAGAATTTCTGAGTATATGTCAGATGGAAACGTTCTAATCGTTCTTGATGGTGTCAATGACCAACCAAAGGACTACAGTTCCCTAAGTTGTTCTGAACTCGAAGCATTTACATACAATGCAGTACCTCTGAGTGTTCATCTTTCCGCTGGATTATACAGTGACTTTCGTCGGAGAGATGTTTATGTAATAATGACCGGAAATCACTTTTATAATGACCACATACGCACAGGATATTATGCCAAAAAGTTCCGGTGTGAAACTCGTCCGAATTTTTTCAGAAACAGAGCATTGGGCCTTGCCAAGTGTGAAGGTTCTGCTGTATTGGCAGTTTTAACCAAGTGCTACCACGGCACCCTTGCAGCGCACCTGTTCCTTTGTCTACTGTATGTCAATCCTCGCAGGGCTACGGCGGAACTGGAAACCTTATGCCGTGTCCTAGAGGAGAGCAGAAACAATACTGATAAGACGATACTTATGGTCTGCTACAACGAGCTCCCTGGTCATCACAAGAGCTGCTTGATGTGCCTATCAATCTTTCCTCAAGGACACATAATCATGAAAGCTGATCTGCTGAGGAGATGGGTCTCTGAAGGACTGATAACCAAAAGAAGCGTTGGGACGAGCACGCTGCATGATCAGGCCGAGCGCATCTCTGACTCACTGGTCACTCGAGGCTTTATATGTCCTGGAGAAATCAGCTCTGCAGGCAAGATTAAGAGCTTTACATTGAATTCCATTGTTCATGATTTCATCGTTACAGATGTAGGCTTCGTGGATACATCATCACGGCCTGAGCTAGCTCACCGCTTCTCCATCAACAGTGGGGTAGCAATACAGGAAGAATCTCTTTCTGAGTCTGATTCCGATCCATCCGGCCATGGCATCTTAACTACAATTGAGTCTCTGGCCGAATCTGGTCAATGGCAGTTTCTGAAGGTGCTGGATCTTCGAGGCTGCAAAGGGTTGAAGAAGAAGCATCTAAACAGTATTTGCAAGATACTGCTGCTCAAGTATTTGAGCCTCAGGAATACAGATGTCGCTGAACTGCCGAAGGACATTGAGAAGTTGCAGTGCCTGCAGACATTGGATATCCGGCAGACGGCGGTACGggtacttgccacaaaatctgttGTGCTTCCAATGCTAAAGCATCTGCTTGCTGGGAAGAGAGACTCTCCGACTCCAAGCAACGACTCTGATACTGATAGGTTCGAAGAGTCGTTTGCGGTGGTGCGCCTTCCCAGGAGCATCCGAAGAATGGAAAAACTTGAGGTGCTCTCCCATGTTGAAGTTGCCCATAGTGACGATCTGACTGACGTCGGCAAGCTGCTACGTCTTAGAAAGCTTGGGGTGATTCTCCAGGGTAAGAAAGAAGAACTGGAACTTCTGTTCCAGCAGGTTGAAAAATTGTATGGTTGCCTCCGCTCCCTGTCAATCCAGATGGACCAGCAGACGAAAAGCGAGAGTGGTAAGATCGGCCTCACCTTGGATTGCTCAGACAAGGGGCCTCCCATTGATTCCCACTAG